The Pontibacter pudoricolor genome contains a region encoding:
- a CDS encoding erythromycin esterase family protein: protein MDNKQIAYIPLAKDKDLDKLIEEVGSARIVMLGEASHGTSEYYTWRTAISKRLIQEKGFQFIAVEGDWPESYAVNRFVKGYQNSGSKIADVLQVFRRWPTWMWANWEVAALMEWIRDVNHLRTTEQKVGFYGLDVYSLWESLEQVLKYLEKNDGQALEAARSAMNCFEPFNRDPQEYARASAFVRTDCQDEVISMLQRIIKSPMHTGDREYDFNTQQNAIVAVNAEKYYRAMVQGGAKSWNVRDTHMMETLDRLLELHGPDSKAIVWEHNTHIGDARATDMTDDGMYNIGQLARERYGNEQVKLVGFGSYQGHVIASKSWGAPMQKMEVPPAKPGSWEDILHSINEENKLILSKGLKHIEEIAQRRIGHRAIGVVYDAKFEAYGNYVPTVIPDRYDAFLYFDETDAVHPLHMKPRGTQEPELYPWNY from the coding sequence ATGGACAACAAACAGATCGCTTATATTCCGCTTGCCAAAGACAAAGACCTTGATAAACTGATTGAAGAAGTTGGGAGCGCCCGCATCGTGATGTTAGGCGAAGCATCGCATGGCACTTCTGAATACTATACCTGGCGCACTGCCATTTCCAAAAGGCTGATCCAGGAAAAAGGTTTCCAGTTTATAGCTGTGGAAGGAGACTGGCCCGAAAGCTATGCGGTCAACCGTTTTGTAAAAGGATATCAGAATTCCGGTAGTAAGATTGCCGATGTGTTACAGGTGTTCCGAAGATGGCCAACCTGGATGTGGGCAAACTGGGAAGTAGCAGCCCTGATGGAATGGATACGGGATGTGAACCACCTCCGCACTACGGAACAGAAAGTTGGGTTTTACGGGCTGGATGTTTATAGTTTGTGGGAGTCGCTGGAGCAGGTGCTAAAATACCTGGAAAAGAACGACGGACAAGCATTGGAAGCGGCACGTTCTGCTATGAATTGTTTTGAGCCCTTTAACCGGGATCCCCAGGAATATGCCCGCGCTTCAGCTTTTGTACGAACCGATTGCCAGGATGAAGTGATCAGTATGTTGCAGCGCATTATTAAATCGCCAATGCATACCGGTGACCGCGAATATGATTTTAACACGCAGCAGAATGCTATAGTAGCTGTAAATGCTGAAAAATATTACCGGGCTATGGTACAGGGTGGAGCAAAATCGTGGAATGTGCGCGACACACACATGATGGAAACCTTAGACCGGCTACTGGAACTGCATGGGCCCGACTCGAAAGCTATAGTTTGGGAGCACAACACCCACATTGGCGATGCCCGCGCTACCGATATGACAGATGATGGTATGTATAATATAGGCCAGCTTGCCCGCGAAAGATATGGTAATGAACAGGTAAAACTTGTAGGTTTCGGAAGTTACCAGGGGCATGTAATTGCCAGTAAGTCGTGGGGAGCGCCCATGCAGAAAATGGAAGTTCCTCCTGCAAAACCCGGAAGCTGGGAAGATATATTGCATAGCATAAACGAAGAGAATAAGCTTATCCTGAGTAAAGGCCTGAAGCACATAGAAGAGATAGCACAGCGCCGGATAGGCCACAGGGCTATAGGTGTAGTATACGATGCTAAGTTTGAAGCCTACGGCAACTATGTGCCCACTGTAATTCCGGACCGCTACGACGCCTTCCTTTACTTCGACGAAACTGATGCTGTGCACCCGTTACACATGAAACCTCGCGGAACCCAGGAGCCGGAACTTTACCCGTGGAACTATTAA
- the porX gene encoding T9SS response regulator signal transducer PorX, with product MQRYTILWADDEIDLLKPHILFLEDKGYDITPVNSGTDAIDKVQEQPYDVVFLDENMPGISGLETLNEIKTIRPAMPVIMITKSEEEHIMEEAIGAKITDYLIKPLNPNQILLSVKKALENKRLVSERTNQSYQRDFRQLGMAFGERLSPGEWADIYKKLTYWELEIDETENKSMADVINMQKDEANSNFAKFIMENYEDWINNDSDDAPLMSHQIFKERVFPMMKESDRPVYFVLIDNLRYDQWKVLEPIINDYFTVDSEEMYYSILPTTTAYARNAIFSGMLPNDIAKKYPNLWVSDDEDEGKNLNEPEFLDIQFQQNKVTDKHSYHKITNVAAGKDLLSKFSNLDNNKLNVIVYNFVDMLSHARTDSNMVRELAPDESAYRSITRSWFLHSPLFDTLKAIAEKKGRLIITTDHGTIRVKRPFKIIGDRQTNTNLRYKHGKNLGYTDKDVFTVRKPERFFLPKANVSTTFVFAIEDYFFAYPNNYNYYVNYYKDTFQHGGVSLEECIIPFITLTPKNV from the coding sequence ATGCAAAGATATACGATTTTATGGGCCGATGACGAGATCGACCTGCTCAAACCCCATATTCTGTTCCTGGAAGACAAAGGTTACGACATTACCCCGGTAAACAGTGGCACCGATGCCATTGATAAAGTACAGGAACAGCCTTACGATGTAGTATTTCTGGATGAAAACATGCCGGGCATAAGCGGACTCGAAACGCTGAACGAGATCAAAACCATTCGCCCGGCCATGCCCGTGATCATGATCACGAAAAGCGAGGAAGAGCATATTATGGAAGAGGCTATCGGGGCTAAAATTACTGACTACCTTATAAAGCCGCTTAACCCAAATCAGATCCTGCTTTCTGTTAAAAAAGCGCTCGAAAATAAACGCCTTGTTTCTGAAAGAACCAACCAGAGTTATCAGCGTGATTTCCGCCAGTTGGGTATGGCCTTTGGCGAGCGACTGAGCCCGGGAGAGTGGGCCGATATCTATAAGAAGCTAACTTACTGGGAACTGGAGATAGACGAGACAGAAAACAAAAGCATGGCCGATGTGATAAACATGCAGAAAGATGAGGCAAACTCCAACTTCGCCAAGTTTATCATGGAAAACTATGAGGACTGGATAAACAACGACTCAGATGATGCTCCTTTAATGTCGCACCAGATATTTAAGGAACGCGTTTTTCCGATGATGAAGGAGTCTGACCGACCGGTATACTTTGTGCTGATAGATAACCTGCGTTACGACCAATGGAAAGTGCTGGAGCCGATCATTAACGACTACTTTACTGTGGATTCGGAGGAAATGTATTATTCTATACTTCCGACAACTACCGCTTACGCCCGTAATGCTATTTTCTCAGGAATGCTGCCCAACGATATCGCTAAAAAATACCCGAACCTATGGGTAAGCGATGATGAAGATGAAGGCAAAAACCTGAACGAACCCGAGTTTTTAGATATCCAGTTTCAGCAGAATAAGGTTACTGACAAACATAGTTACCATAAAATAACCAACGTAGCGGCCGGCAAGGATCTGTTAAGCAAGTTCAGTAACCTTGATAATAACAAGCTGAATGTTATAGTTTATAACTTCGTGGATATGCTGTCGCATGCCCGCACAGACAGTAACATGGTGCGCGAACTGGCCCCGGACGAGTCGGCTTACCGCTCCATTACCAGATCATGGTTCCTGCACTCGCCTTTGTTTGATACACTGAAAGCTATAGCCGAGAAAAAAGGCAGATTGATCATCACCACCGACCACGGTACAATCCGTGTTAAAAGACCTTTTAAGATCATCGGCGACCGCCAGACCAATACTAACCTGCGCTACAAGCATGGTAAAAACCTGGGTTACACGGATAAAGATGTATTTACTGTGCGCAAGCCCGAGAGATTTTTCTTGCCAAAGGCCAATGTTTCTACTACGTTTGTGTTTGCAATAGAAGATTATTTTTTCGCGTACCCTAACAATTATAACTATTACGTGAACTATTACAAAGACACGTTCCAGCATGGCGGGGTATCGTTGGAGGAATGCATTATACCGTTTATAACCCTTACACCTAAAAATGTATAA
- a CDS encoding alanine dehydrogenase codes for MTERFAVEIGRIAGQALYPKESMLAVEERRKNLFIGIPKESSFQENRIGLTPDAVKQLTDHGHRIWIEAGAGSPSKYSDNEFSEAGAKVVYSTKEVYDADIILKVAPPTNDEIEYLRPGQTLISALQFGSLTGDYINALLRKKINAISYELLRDKSDSKPVVRAMSEIAGSTVMLIAAEYLSISNDGRGIILGGITGVPPSKVVILGAGTVAEYAARAALGLGAEVKVFDNHIYKLRRLKHNVGTQLFTSTLDKTVLYHEIKQADVVIGALVAEDGRMPCMVEESIVAQMNPGSVIIDVCIDHGGCFETSELTSHSRPIYRKYDIIHYCVPNIPSRVPRTATSALSNIFTPILTEISKYGGVSEVLFTNEHYRSGVYIYKGSLTNAQIAKRFGMRYKELGLMIAVRN; via the coding sequence ATGACGGAGCGATTCGCCGTAGAAATTGGAAGAATAGCCGGACAGGCACTTTACCCGAAAGAGTCGATGCTGGCGGTAGAAGAACGACGAAAGAATCTTTTCATCGGTATACCAAAAGAATCGTCGTTCCAGGAGAACCGTATCGGCCTTACACCTGATGCCGTAAAGCAGCTGACCGACCACGGTCACCGCATCTGGATAGAAGCAGGAGCCGGAAGCCCTTCAAAGTATTCCGATAACGAGTTTTCGGAGGCAGGAGCCAAAGTTGTGTATTCGACAAAAGAAGTGTATGATGCCGATATCATACTTAAAGTAGCGCCACCCACCAACGATGAAATTGAGTACCTGCGGCCCGGGCAAACATTAATTTCTGCCCTGCAGTTTGGTAGCCTTACAGGTGACTATATAAATGCCCTGCTCCGTAAAAAAATAAACGCTATCTCCTACGAGCTGCTCCGCGACAAATCAGATTCAAAACCTGTTGTGCGCGCCATGAGCGAGATTGCAGGGAGCACGGTGATGTTAATTGCTGCGGAGTACTTAAGCATCAGCAACGACGGACGCGGCATTATATTAGGTGGTATTACAGGTGTGCCGCCAAGCAAAGTTGTTATCCTTGGCGCCGGCACCGTAGCCGAATATGCCGCGCGTGCAGCCTTGGGTTTAGGCGCAGAAGTTAAGGTGTTTGATAACCATATTTATAAACTCCGCCGCCTGAAGCATAATGTTGGTACGCAGCTGTTCACATCTACACTGGATAAAACTGTACTCTATCACGAAATAAAGCAGGCTGATGTGGTTATTGGCGCATTGGTGGCAGAAGATGGCCGCATGCCGTGTATGGTGGAAGAAAGCATCGTGGCGCAGATGAATCCTGGTTCAGTGATCATTGATGTATGCATTGACCATGGCGGTTGTTTTGAGACCTCTGAACTAACATCCCACAGTCGCCCGATATACCGCAAATACGACATTATCCATTACTGCGTACCTAATATTCCTTCGCGCGTGCCACGTACGGCTACGTCAGCGCTAAGCAACATCTTTACACCCATTCTGACCGAGATATCCAAATATGGTGGTGTAAGCGAGGTGCTGTTTACAAATGAGCATTACCGTAGTGGCGTTTACATTTACAAAGGTAGCCTTACTAATGCCCAGATTGCTAAGCGTTTCGGCATGCGTTACAAAGAACTAGGTTTGATGATCGCGGTCCGTAACTAG
- a CDS encoding HD domain-containing protein, with protein sequence MNKKKIFNDPVYGFITVPSELLFDIIDHPYFQRLRRIKQLGLTEMVYPGALHTRFHHALGAMHLMNTALQTLKSKNNEISDKEFEASLIAILLHDIGHGPFSHALETAIFKEVHHEHLSLHIMHMLNEEFGGRLGLAIDIFTDKYERRFFHQLVSSQLDVDRLDYLNRDSFYTGVYEGKIGADRIIKMLDVANDKLVVEEKAIYSIENFLVSRRLMYWQVYLHKTVISAENMVLRAVQRARQLLQQGIDVPASPCLKFFLASDLTMKHFEEDATILERFVSLDDHDVWSGIKQWASHSDSILSYLSGCILNRKLFKVIISNKPVDEEMMLGISELIQDRFKVANEDIKYLMISGKISNNAYQSEGQSIDILTKAGYIVDAADASDLPNIQALSNKVEKYYVCYPREVAH encoded by the coding sequence GTGAACAAGAAAAAAATCTTTAACGACCCGGTATACGGTTTTATAACAGTTCCGTCTGAGCTCTTGTTCGATATTATCGACCACCCGTACTTCCAGCGCCTTCGCCGCATTAAACAGCTTGGACTTACCGAGATGGTTTACCCGGGCGCATTGCATACGCGTTTTCATCATGCGCTGGGTGCCATGCACCTGATGAATACGGCCTTACAAACTTTGAAAAGTAAAAATAACGAAATTTCCGATAAAGAATTTGAAGCGTCGTTAATTGCCATCCTGCTGCACGACATCGGCCACGGCCCTTTCTCACATGCCCTCGAAACCGCCATTTTTAAGGAAGTACATCACGAGCATCTGTCGCTGCACATCATGCATATGCTTAACGAAGAATTTGGCGGAAGATTGGGCCTTGCCATCGATATATTTACAGATAAATATGAGCGCCGGTTTTTCCATCAACTGGTTTCTAGCCAACTGGACGTAGACCGCCTTGATTACCTGAACCGCGACAGCTTTTACACCGGTGTATACGAAGGCAAAATAGGCGCAGACCGTATCATAAAAATGCTGGATGTAGCCAACGACAAGCTCGTTGTGGAAGAGAAAGCGATCTATAGTATAGAGAACTTCCTGGTTAGCCGCCGCCTGATGTACTGGCAGGTTTACCTGCATAAAACCGTGATCAGTGCCGAAAACATGGTGTTGCGCGCCGTACAACGTGCCCGCCAGCTACTGCAGCAAGGCATTGATGTACCGGCTAGTCCCTGCCTTAAATTCTTTCTTGCCTCAGACCTGACCATGAAGCATTTTGAAGAGGATGCAACCATACTGGAGCGCTTTGTAAGCCTGGATGATCATGACGTCTGGAGTGGCATTAAACAATGGGCGTCGCACTCCGACAGTATTCTCTCCTACCTGTCCGGCTGTATTTTAAACAGAAAGCTATTTAAGGTGATCATTTCCAATAAACCGGTCGATGAAGAAATGATGTTGGGCATCAGCGAACTGATACAGGACCGTTTTAAAGTTGCAAATGAAGATATCAAGTACCTGATGATATCCGGAAAGATCAGTAATAACGCGTACCAATCCGAAGGCCAATCTATCGATATACTGACCAAAGCCGGTTATATAGTGGATGCTGCTGATGCTTCGGACCTGCCAAACATACAGGCGTTAAGTAATAAGGTGGAGAAATATTATGTGTGTTACCCAAGGGAAGTAGCGCATTAA
- a CDS encoding bifunctional UDP-3-O-[3-hydroxymyristoyl] N-acetylglucosamine deacetylase/3-hydroxyacyl-ACP dehydratase: MNYKQHTIKAPVTVSGIGLHTGVVSNMTFTPAPVNHGYKFQRIDLPGQPIVAADVDNVVDLSRGTTIEQNGARVNTVEHTLAALVGLEIDNVLIQLDGPEPPIMDGSSIEFVKALIEVGLQEQNALRNYFELTEGITYKDEARGVEIVGLPLNDYRLTAMVDYNSPVLGSQHASITNMNQFEREIAPCRTFCFLHELEALHKQNLIKGGNLDNAIVIVDRVVNDDELSLLAEMLNKPKVEVKETGTLNNTELRFKNEPARHKLLDLMGDLALIGRPIKGQILAARPGHAANIGFAKRIKRAIQEASIQSVPVYDEKKPPVMDINQISATLPHRYPFLLIDKIIHLDENTVTGVKNVTMNEPFFQGHFPGNPILPGVIQIEAMAQTGGILVLNTVENPEDYWTYFLGVDKCRFKRKVIPGDTIIFKCELLAPIKRGIAKMSGQAFVGGQLVMEAEMSASIVKKNA, translated from the coding sequence ATGAACTATAAACAGCATACCATTAAAGCTCCGGTAACCGTTTCCGGTATTGGCTTGCACACAGGCGTTGTGTCTAACATGACCTTTACGCCTGCCCCTGTAAACCATGGCTATAAATTCCAGCGCATCGATTTACCGGGCCAGCCTATAGTTGCCGCCGATGTAGATAATGTGGTAGATCTTTCGCGCGGAACTACGATAGAGCAGAACGGAGCCCGGGTAAACACAGTAGAGCATACACTTGCTGCCCTGGTAGGCCTGGAAATAGACAACGTACTTATTCAGCTGGATGGCCCGGAACCGCCGATCATGGATGGTTCTTCTATTGAGTTTGTAAAAGCGTTAATAGAGGTTGGTTTACAGGAACAGAATGCACTGCGCAACTATTTTGAGTTAACGGAAGGCATTACCTATAAAGACGAAGCCCGCGGCGTTGAAATAGTTGGTTTACCGCTGAACGATTACCGCCTGACGGCAATGGTTGACTATAACTCGCCTGTTTTAGGTAGCCAGCATGCCTCTATCACCAACATGAACCAGTTTGAGAGAGAGATTGCGCCTTGCCGCACTTTCTGCTTTTTACACGAACTGGAAGCCCTGCACAAACAAAACCTGATTAAAGGCGGAAACCTGGACAATGCCATTGTTATAGTTGACCGTGTGGTGAATGATGATGAGCTGTCTTTGCTGGCTGAGATGTTGAATAAGCCAAAAGTAGAGGTTAAAGAAACAGGCACGCTGAACAATACGGAACTTCGCTTCAAGAACGAACCTGCCAGACATAAACTGCTGGACCTGATGGGCGACCTTGCCCTGATCGGCAGACCAATAAAAGGACAGATACTGGCTGCACGCCCTGGGCACGCAGCAAACATCGGCTTTGCCAAAAGAATTAAAAGAGCCATACAGGAAGCATCTATACAAAGCGTACCGGTTTACGACGAGAAGAAGCCACCTGTAATGGATATTAACCAGATCTCGGCTACACTTCCGCATCGCTACCCTTTCCTGCTTATCGATAAGATCATCCACCTGGATGAAAATACGGTGACCGGTGTGAAAAATGTAACCATGAACGAGCCTTTCTTCCAGGGCCACTTCCCGGGCAACCCGATTCTTCCGGGCGTGATCCAGATTGAGGCGATGGCACAGACAGGTGGAATTCTGGTACTGAATACTGTTGAGAATCCTGAAGATTACTGGACTTACTTCCTGGGTGTGGACAAATGCCGTTTTAAGCGCAAAGTAATTCCGGGAGATACAATCATTTTTAAATGTGAACTGCTGGCTCCTATAAAACGTGGAATAGCTAAAATGAGTGGTCAGGCTTTTGTTGGTGGCCAGCTTGTAATGGAAGCAGAAATGTCGGCAAGTATAGTTAAGAAAAACGCATGA
- the lpxA gene encoding acyl-ACP--UDP-N-acetylglucosamine O-acyltransferase, with protein MNQPLAYIHPEAKIAHNVVIEPFSTIYKNVEIGEGTWIGPNVTIMEGARIGKNCKIFPGAVISSVPQDLKFAGEETTAVIGDNTVIRECVTVSRGTIDKMRTVVGSNCLIMSYAHIAHDCIVGNNCIVVNAVQMAGHVEMGDFAIIGGSSAVHQFVKIGAHAMISGGSLVRKDVPPYVKAAREPLTYAGINSIGLRRRGFTSEQINEVQQLYRTLFMSGYNTTEALDKIELEMAPSKERDEIVNFVRNSGRGIIKSYIGKDAN; from the coding sequence ATGAATCAGCCATTAGCATACATCCATCCGGAAGCTAAGATAGCACACAACGTAGTGATCGAACCGTTTTCTACTATTTATAAGAATGTAGAAATTGGTGAAGGTACCTGGATCGGGCCGAACGTAACTATAATGGAAGGTGCCCGCATTGGTAAGAACTGTAAGATCTTCCCTGGTGCGGTAATCTCTTCTGTGCCACAGGACCTTAAATTCGCCGGCGAAGAAACCACTGCCGTTATCGGTGATAATACCGTTATCCGGGAGTGTGTTACCGTTAGCCGCGGAACGATAGATAAAATGCGTACCGTAGTGGGCAGCAACTGCCTTATTATGTCTTACGCCCACATCGCTCACGACTGTATAGTTGGCAATAACTGTATCGTAGTAAATGCGGTGCAGATGGCAGGTCACGTAGAAATGGGCGATTTTGCGATTATCGGCGGATCCAGCGCAGTACACCAGTTCGTGAAGATCGGTGCACATGCCATGATCTCGGGTGGTTCGCTGGTTCGTAAAGATGTTCCTCCGTATGTAAAAGCTGCCCGCGAGCCACTTACCTATGCTGGTATCAACTCAATCGGGTTGCGCCGCCGTGGCTTTACAAGCGAACAGATAAACGAAGTGCAGCAACTATACAGAACCCTGTTCATGAGCGGTTACAACACCACTGAAGCCCTGGACAAGATCGAACTGGAGATGGCACCAAGCAAAGAGCGCGACGAAATCGTAAATTTTGTACGTAACTCAGGCCGTGGCATCATTAAGAGCTACATCGGTAAAGATGCAAATTAA
- the tsaE gene encoding tRNA (adenosine(37)-N6)-threonylcarbamoyltransferase complex ATPase subunit type 1 TsaE translates to MYNTGVEKALFKMTSLDDLPAAATMLLEAASEEPVILFEGPMGAGKTTLIKEFCRQMGVQENVSSPTFALVNEYETETGKLIYHFDFYRISDEREALNIGALEYFDSGNICLIEWPSLIPNLLPEHYLLVTLQPDANSEVRTMTINKV, encoded by the coding sequence ATGTATAATACCGGAGTAGAGAAGGCTCTTTTTAAAATGACATCGCTGGATGATCTGCCTGCAGCAGCTACCATGTTGCTGGAAGCAGCCAGCGAAGAGCCGGTTATACTTTTTGAAGGCCCGATGGGAGCCGGTAAAACTACCTTAATAAAGGAATTCTGTCGCCAGATGGGCGTGCAGGAAAATGTAAGCAGTCCAACTTTTGCACTGGTAAACGAATACGAAACGGAAACAGGGAAACTTATTTACCATTTCGATTTTTATAGGATAAGCGATGAGCGCGAAGCACTGAACATCGGGGCGCTGGAATACTTTGATTCAGGTAACATTTGCCTGATCGAGTGGCCCTCCCTGATCCCGAATTTGTTGCCGGAACATTACCTGCTTGTAACCCTGCAGCCCGACGCAAACAGCGAGGTGCGTACTATGACGATAAATAAGGTATAA
- a CDS encoding ABC transporter ATP-binding protein — MQINLSNLGKRYNYEWIFRNLTYTFESGTAYAILGHNGSGKSTLLTVLSGHNLHSEGEINYKIGGKDISSESVFRSLSLTAPYLELVEEFSLLEMIEFHTRFKPLRQNLSALELIERMGLQKSKHKFVKDFSSGMKQRLKLGLAIYSQSELLLLDEPTTNLDQEGVAWYQEHVAQNRSNRLIIVGSNILHEYSFCDQHLRISDYHVVPTAKRKL; from the coding sequence ATGCAAATTAACCTAAGCAACTTAGGTAAACGATACAATTACGAGTGGATTTTCCGGAACCTGACCTACACGTTTGAGTCAGGCACTGCTTATGCCATACTAGGGCATAACGGGTCCGGTAAATCCACTCTTCTTACTGTTTTATCGGGCCACAACCTGCACTCTGAGGGCGAGATAAACTATAAAATTGGCGGAAAAGACATATCGTCAGAAAGCGTTTTCCGTTCCCTTTCGCTTACAGCCCCTTACCTGGAACTGGTAGAAGAATTCTCGCTTTTGGAGATGATCGAGTTTCATACCCGGTTTAAACCTTTGCGCCAGAACCTTTCGGCTTTGGAACTGATCGAGCGGATGGGTTTGCAGAAATCAAAACACAAGTTTGTAAAGGATTTCTCGTCGGGGATGAAGCAGCGCCTGAAACTGGGACTGGCCATTTACTCTCAATCTGAATTATTGCTATTGGACGAGCCCACCACCAACCTGGACCAGGAAGGTGTAGCGTGGTACCAGGAACACGTGGCACAGAACAGAAGTAACCGCTTGATTATAGTTGGGTCCAATATTTTGCATGAGTATAGTTTCTGCGACCAGCACCTGCGTATTTCAGACTATCATGTGGTGCCAACAGCCAAACGCAAACTATAA
- the lpxD gene encoding UDP-3-O-(3-hydroxymyristoyl)glucosamine N-acyltransferase, with amino-acid sequence MEFTVQQIADLLQGVIEGDNLAKVSTLAKIEEAQTGALAFLSNPKYEPYLYTTGASAVIVSDKLELKKPVSAALIRVSDPYSSFSTLLQYYQAALLASKTGVEEPCFMGSGSEIGENHYRGAFSYIGNNCKIGANVRIFPQVYIGDNVTIGDNTTIFAGAKLYTNTIVGSNCTLHAGIVLGSDGFGFAPQPDGSYKMVPQIGNVVLEDDVSIGANTTIDCATMGSTIIRQGTKIDNLVQIAHNVEVGKHTVIAAQTGISGSAKIGNHCVIAGQVGIVGHITIADRTTVGAQSGVGKTIKKSGTIIQGSPAFDYKQNLRALTVFRKLPELQREIEALRDRI; translated from the coding sequence ATGGAATTTACTGTTCAACAGATAGCTGACCTGCTACAGGGAGTAATAGAGGGAGATAACTTAGCCAAAGTCAGCACTTTAGCCAAAATAGAAGAAGCCCAAACAGGTGCTCTTGCTTTTTTGTCTAACCCGAAGTACGAACCTTATTTATATACTACCGGCGCCAGCGCAGTAATAGTTTCTGATAAACTGGAACTGAAAAAGCCTGTATCGGCAGCACTTATACGCGTTAGCGATCCTTATAGCAGCTTCTCTACCCTGTTACAGTATTACCAGGCCGCTTTACTTGCCTCCAAGACCGGGGTTGAAGAACCTTGTTTTATGGGTAGCGGCAGCGAGATCGGTGAAAACCATTATCGTGGTGCTTTTTCATACATTGGCAATAACTGCAAAATAGGTGCGAACGTGCGCATTTTCCCGCAGGTGTATATCGGCGATAACGTAACTATAGGCGACAATACCACTATTTTTGCGGGAGCTAAACTATATACCAATACTATAGTTGGCAGCAATTGCACGCTGCATGCCGGAATTGTTTTAGGAAGCGATGGTTTCGGGTTTGCCCCGCAGCCGGATGGTTCCTATAAAATGGTACCACAGATAGGCAATGTAGTGCTGGAAGATGATGTATCCATCGGGGCGAATACAACTATAGATTGTGCTACCATGGGCTCTACTATTATCCGCCAGGGCACTAAAATCGACAACCTGGTTCAGATTGCACATAATGTTGAAGTTGGCAAACATACTGTAATTGCGGCGCAGACCGGTATTTCGGGCTCAGCAAAAATTGGCAACCACTGCGTAATTGCGGGCCAGGTAGGTATAGTTGGTCATATAACTATAGCTGACAGAACTACGGTCGGCGCACAATCCGGCGTAGGCAAGACCATTAAGAAATCAGGCACGATCATTCAAGGTTCACCCGCTTTTGACTACAAACAGAACCTGCGTGCCCTTACTGTTTTCAGAAAATTACCGGAGCTTCAGCGCGAAATAGAAGCGCTACGCGATAGAATCTAA
- a CDS encoding YebC/PmpR family DNA-binding transcriptional regulator — protein sequence MGRAFEFRKARKFKRWDKMSKAFTRLGKEIVMAVKEAGPNPETNSRLRTAMNNAKGVNMPKDRVEAAIKRASSKEEKDYEEVVYEGYGPHGIAILVETATDNINRTIANMRVYFSRAGGAVGKTGSLDFIFTRKGIFKINPEGVDIEELELELIDFGADDIYEHEGEIIVETAFSDFGQMQKALEEKGLNVISAELQRIPNTRTELTDEQAEEIENLVEKIEEDDDVQAVYHNMA from the coding sequence ATGGGAAGAGCATTTGAATTTAGAAAAGCCCGCAAGTTTAAGCGCTGGGATAAAATGTCGAAGGCATTTACACGCCTTGGGAAAGAGATTGTGATGGCCGTTAAAGAAGCCGGACCAAACCCTGAAACAAACTCGCGCCTGCGCACGGCCATGAATAACGCAAAAGGCGTTAACATGCCGAAAGACCGCGTGGAAGCTGCTATTAAACGTGCCTCCTCTAAAGAAGAAAAAGATTACGAAGAAGTTGTGTACGAAGGTTACGGCCCGCACGGCATAGCAATACTGGTAGAAACAGCTACTGATAACATTAACCGTACCATCGCCAACATGCGCGTATACTTTTCGCGTGCTGGTGGCGCAGTTGGCAAAACCGGTTCTCTTGATTTTATTTTTACCCGCAAAGGCATCTTTAAAATAAACCCGGAAGGCGTTGACATTGAAGAACTGGAACTGGAGCTGATCGATTTTGGTGCTGATGATATTTACGAGCACGAAGGCGAAATTATAGTGGAGACTGCCTTCTCTGACTTCGGACAGATGCAGAAAGCACTGGAAGAAAAAGGCCTGAACGTAATCAGTGCGGAACTACAACGCATACCAAACACCAGAACCGAGCTTACCGACGAGCAGGCAGAAGAAATAGAAAACCTGGTTGAGAAGATTGAAGAAGATGATGACGTGCAGGCCGTTTACCATAACATGGCCTAA